One part of the Streptomyces lienomycini genome encodes these proteins:
- the rpmI gene encoding 50S ribosomal protein L35 produces the protein MPKNKSHSGASKRFKITGSGKVLRERAGKRHLLEHKSSRVTRRLTGNAEMAPGDAAKIKKLLGK, from the coding sequence ATGCCGAAGAACAAGTCGCACAGCGGTGCCAGCAAGCGCTTCAAGATCACCGGCTCCGGCAAGGTGCTCCGTGAGCGCGCCGGCAAGCGCCACCTGCTCGAGCACAAGTCGTCCCGCGTGACGCGTCGCCTCACCGGCAACGCCGAGATGGCCCCGGGCGACGCCGCGAAGATCAAGAAGCTTCTCGGCAAGTGA
- a CDS encoding TrmH family RNA methyltransferase, which produces MRPVSPELISPRSPRVAAARRLEKRNFRGKERLFLAEGPQAVREAAGFGQTLVELFATVEAAERYADIVGAAREAGARVHLAADSVIEDISTTVTPQGLVGVCRFLDTPFDEILAARPKLVAVLAHVRDPGNAGTVLRCADAAGAEAVVLTDASVDLYNPKAVRASVGSLFHLPVAVGVPVERAVAGLRDAGVRVLAADGAGDDDLDAELDAGTMGGPTAWVFGNEAWGLPEETRALTDAVLRVPIHGKAESLNLATAAAVCLYASARAQRAAGGCRSVTTS; this is translated from the coding sequence GTGCGTCCTGTCAGCCCCGAGCTGATCTCCCCCCGGTCCCCCCGTGTCGCCGCCGCGCGGCGGCTCGAGAAGCGGAACTTCCGGGGGAAGGAGCGGCTGTTCCTCGCCGAGGGGCCGCAGGCCGTGCGGGAGGCCGCGGGGTTCGGGCAGACGTTGGTCGAGCTGTTCGCCACCGTCGAGGCCGCGGAGCGGTACGCCGACATCGTCGGCGCCGCCCGGGAGGCCGGCGCCCGGGTGCACCTCGCCGCCGACTCGGTGATCGAGGACATCTCCACCACCGTCACCCCGCAGGGCCTGGTCGGGGTCTGCCGGTTCCTGGACACGCCGTTCGACGAGATCCTCGCCGCCCGCCCCAAGCTCGTCGCCGTCCTCGCCCACGTCCGCGACCCCGGCAACGCCGGGACCGTGCTGCGCTGCGCCGACGCCGCGGGGGCCGAGGCGGTCGTGCTCACCGACGCCTCCGTCGACCTGTACAACCCCAAGGCCGTACGCGCCTCCGTCGGCTCGCTGTTCCACCTGCCGGTCGCCGTCGGCGTCCCCGTCGAGCGGGCCGTCGCCGGGCTGCGGGACGCCGGGGTGCGGGTGCTGGCGGCAGACGGCGCGGGCGACGACGACCTCGACGCCGAACTGGACGCGGGCACCATGGGCGGGCCCACCGCCTGGGTGTTCGGCAACGAGGCCTGGGGGCTCCCGGAGGAGACCCGCGCCCTCACCGACGCCGTCCTGCGGGTCCCGATCCACGGAAAGGCCGAGAGTCTGAACCTCGCGACCGCCGCCGCCGTATGTCTCTACGCGTCGGCGCGTGCACAGCGTGCCGCCGGAGGGTGCCGCTCCGTCACCACGAGCTAG
- the rplT gene encoding 50S ribosomal protein L20: MARVKRAVNAHKKRRAILEQASGYRGQRSRLYRKAKEQVTHSLVYNYNDRKKRKGDFRQLWIQRINAAARANGITYNRFIQGLKAANVEVDRKILAELAVNDPNAFAALVEVAQKALPSDVNAPKAA, from the coding sequence GTGGCACGCGTCAAGCGGGCAGTCAACGCCCACAAGAAGCGCCGGGCGATCCTCGAGCAGGCCTCCGGCTACCGCGGTCAGCGTTCGCGCCTGTACCGCAAGGCCAAGGAGCAGGTCACCCACTCGCTGGTCTACAACTACAACGACCGCAAGAAGCGCAAGGGTGACTTCCGCCAGCTGTGGATCCAGCGCATCAACGCCGCTGCCCGCGCCAACGGCATCACGTACAACCGCTTCATCCAGGGCCTGAAGGCCGCCAACGTCGAGGTCGACCGCAAGATCCTCGCCGAGCTGGCCGTCAACGACCCGAACGCGTTCGCCGCGCTCGTCGAGGTCGCGCAGAAGGCGCTGCCGAGCGACGTGAACGCGCCGAAGGCCGCGTGA